A DNA window from Limanda limanda chromosome 6, fLimLim1.1, whole genome shotgun sequence contains the following coding sequences:
- the mecom gene encoding MDS1 and EVI1 complex locus protein EVI1-A isoform X4, whose amino-acid sequence MKAEEYPCDIMAPDIHEERQYRCEDCDQLFESRNQLLDHQKQPCGMPPSSFLNPGGDSDVNADEPEDLRPLHLSNGLHECKECDQVFPDAQSLEGHILSHSDEREYKCDQCPKAFNWKSNLIRHQMSHDSGKHYECENCSKVFTDPSNLQRHIRSQHVGARAHACSDCGKTFATSSGLKQHKHIHSSVKPFMSFSPPVYPFPDRDLRPPGLKVEPQSPPDDGKKAQSKSSSESPFDLTTKRKEEKPAPFAPSKPEASNSRGQDQPLDLSLGSRGRGRNPREQETKKNPGYEEEKVAMEIPKADNSLQHARPTPFFMDPIYRVEKRRMSDPFETLKDKYMRPAPGFLFHPQMSAIENMAEKLETFGSLKPESGDLLRSVPSMFDFRAPPSALPETLLRKGKERYTCRYCGKIFPRSANLTRHLRTHTGEQPYRCKYCDRSFSISSNLQRHIRNIHNKEKPFKCHLCDRCFGQQTNLDRHLKKHENGNLSGTAMSSPRSELDSSSAILDDKEDSYFNEIRNFISNTGQNQASPDPSEEGLNGGQFEEEKPLMASHGSRDLEDEEAEELGADEEEGDEPSNASGKPEGEVLPSNLSDDVTQEEMDFTGPNDLNLNCKTSPRGYEDEEEQSSYSALDHIRHFSDMRKLEESEVSDGDGDEDDESFGSPSLTEAVKQPLFRKSKSQAYAMMLSLAEKDSLHPATHTPATMWHSLARAAAESSAIQSLSHV is encoded by the exons ATGAAGGCTGAAGAGTATCCATGTGATATCATGGCTCCTGATATTCACG AGGAGAGGCAGTACCGCTGTGAGGACTGTGACCAGCTCTTTGAGTCCCGGAACCAGCTGCTGGACCACCAGAAGCAGCCGTGTGGGatgcccccctcctccttccttaaCCCAG GAGGGGACAGTGACGTGAATGCAGACGAACCTGAAGACTTGCGACCGCTCCACCTGTCCAACGGTCTGCACGAGTGTAAGGAGTGTGACCAGGTCTTCCCTGATGCTCAGAG CCTTGAGGGCCACATTCTGTCCCACTCTGACGAGAGGGAGTACAAGTGTGACCAGTGCCCCAAGGCCTTCAACTGGAAATCCAACCTGATCCGACATCAGATGTCACATGACAGTGGCAAGCACTACGAATGTGAAAACTGCTCAAAG GTGTTCACAGACCCCAGTAACCTGCAGAGGCACATCCGCTCGCAGCACGTCGGGGCTCGGGCCCACGCCTGCTCGGACTGTGGCAAGACGTTCGCTACGTCTTCGGGCCTCAAGCAGCATAAGCACATCCACAGCAGTGTCAAGCCCTTCATGT CTTTCTCTCCTCCAGTTTACCCTTTCCCAGACAGGGACCTCAGACCTCCAGGCCTAAAGGTCGAGCCCCAGTCTCCGCCAGATGATGGCAAGAAGGCCCAGAGCAAATCTTCATCCGAGTCGCCATTCGACCTTACTACCaagagaaaggaggaaaagCCAGCTCCATTCGCTCCCTCCAAACCGGAGGCCTCCAACTCTCGTGGTCAGGATCAGCCACTGGACCTGAGTCTGGGAAGCAGGGGCCGCGGACGGAATCCAAGAGAGCAGGAGACAAAGAAGAACCCCggttatgaagaagaaaaggtAGCGATGGAGATCCCGAAGGCAGACAACTCCTTACAGCATGCCAGGCCCACCCCATTCTTCATGGACCCCATCTACAG GgttgagaagaggaggatgagcgATCCGTTTGAGACTCTGAAAGACAAGTACATGCGGCCAGCACCCGGCTTCCTCTTCCATCCACAG ATGTCGGCCATCGAGAACATGGCGGAGAAGCTGGAGACGTTTGGCTCGTTGAAGCCGGAGTCAGGTGACCTGCTGCGCTCCGTCCCCTCCATGTTTGATTTCAGAGCCCCGCCCTCTGCACTCCCAGAAACGCTGCTGCGCAAGGGCAAGGAGCGCTACACCTGCAG ATATTGCGGGAAAATATTCCCGCGCTCTGCCAACCTGACCCGCCACCTCAGGACTCACACAGGAGAGCAACCATATAG GTGTAAATACTGTGACCGCTCCTTCAGCATCTCCTCCAACCTGCAGCGTCACATCCGCAACATCCACAACAAGGAGAAGCCCTTCAAGTGCCACCTGTGTGACCGCTGCTTCGGCCAGCAGACCAACCTGGACCGTCACCTCAAGAAGCACGAGAACGGCAACCTGTCAG GCACTGCGATGTCGTCTCCTCGGTCTGAACTGGACAGCAGCAGCGCCATACTGGACGACAAGGAAGACTCGTATTTCAACGAAATAAGAAATTTTATCAGCAACACTGGGCAGAACCAGGCGTCCCCGGACCCCTCAGAGGAAGG GTTAAATGGCGGCCAGTTTGAAGAGGAGAAGCCACTGATGGCCAGCCATGGGTCACGTGACCTGGAAGAcgaggaagcagaggagctCGGcgctgatgaagaagaaggagacgaGCCGAGCAACGCCTCTGGGAAACCGGAAGGGGAGGTGCTCCCGAGCAAcctcagtgatgatgtcacacaaGAGGAAATGGACTTCACTGGGCCCAACGACTTGAACCTCAACTGCAAAACCTCTCCCAGGGG gtatgaggatgaggaggagcagagcagttACTCAGCCCTGGATCATATTCGCCACTTTTCAGACATGCGCAAGCTGGAGGAGAGTGAAGTGAGCGATGGTGACGGAGATGAGGACGATGAATCATTCGGCTCTCCTTCTCTGACCGAGGCCGTCAAACAGCCACTCTTTAGAAAATCGAAGTCTCAG